CATCTTATAATTAAGAGCAGAGCAGGTGCTTCAACTTCCTTTCTGAAAGTTAACCATACCCATTTGAGCCATAGTCTCACATATAGTAAAATTTTTGACAGTTGGTCAGGATGAAGACAaatttatctaatttatataAAGTCTAAAAGAGGATCTTTTACTTATCCTCTTTCAAAGAAACAATCCTAGCTATTTAtcttttctgttcctcttctgCCAATGGGCGTTAGGAAGGTTTGAAACTTTTCTCTGGTGatcaagaaatggagaaaagaattaccagaaagaaaaaatgaaagtcgAGACTATTAAAGTCATTTGCCTATGTGTTTTTGGcaacaatgaaaaatgaaattataagaaAGGGGCACTATCATGGTAAAAAGGCACTTTTCCATAAGCATTTAATctagatataaaatattaatttaaaaaatgtcctaaaagagaaagtggagtaaaaatagatttatattaataaatgaggCTAGAATGACACAAAAACAAAGGGGGATTAAAGAAGTAATTAGAATGCTGGGACAAATCACAGATGATATTTTAGGTATTATTCTGGTATTTACTACATTATGAACATCATCTTCACTATTTAGCTCTAGTGACACAAATAAGCAGATAGGAAAACCTCTTTTTAATACATGTTATGAGATTATACTACCCCATTCACTGGGGTATATATATTCCAAGTCATTTTTCTAATAAagccactgaactatacactcTTTTATTAAGTCCTTCCACAAAACAAAGGCATGCAGATATAACATAGCTGTCTGTCTAAGGGAAGAAGCCTGTGGTCATAAAGCAGAATGGTCAGAAGCTAATAGGTCTAATATAATTTTCAATTAGTTAGAAAATAATCAactagaaaacaaatattaaaacagaaattcttaccagaaagatgaaaaaattctcaaGTACTCCCAGTGAGTCTTTACAAAACCATATTGATTTTTGAGGCtttgattaattttaatttaagcaTTTAATTTCTGGTCTATAATTGCTGATGCATCTAAACAGGTTATACTTTTCCAAAATAAGCATTTATAATGGCTTAAATGGTCAAAAGGAATTATTCTCTTAGTTCTAAGGAGGACTTAGATATAGTTTCTTTCTCATTCCCTTTGACACAGTTTTTCCTAGGTGGATTAACTGAGGTTCTGATGGGCAAAAAATGCACTGTAATGAAATTCCCAACTACAGCATAAACAAtgttacaaaaaagaaaggaaggaagaaggtcCCTCATACTACTGCTTCTATTATAAACAAAGCCCTTTAAAAACCTGTTCTAGGGAGACTGGCAAAAACAGATTCGCATTGGTTAAATAACAACATAATACTCTAATTACAAAGGTAACAAGATAAAGCTAAGAAGcaaaatataacttttaattGTTGTATACAACTTCTCCCATGTTGGTGTAGATATATAATGGAATGACAATAAGGAATAAaggacaaacacacacatacacacacacatgcagacatacAGATAAGCTCCAAGCATTCATGTGAGTTCCTAAAGGCAAGAACAATTGAATGTAACAttataaaggaataaaatgtgGTTTATAGTTCACTTAAGTCCTTCTGCCATAAGTAAATTTAATGAATTGTTGTTTCCAAGGACTCTGCTGGTTCTTGGAATCTCTCTCATATATAGATGTAACTTGTAACAGTAATCTTGAATCTGTATTATTAGCACAAGTATCAACCACTGACAACTAAGCTAGCTCTTCAATAAGaagacaaatacttttttttaaccaaataatATGTTCTGAATGCTGTACTTAACATTGACCTTTTAGCAGTAAGGAACATttaacaatgttaaaaaaaaaatcattactgaATTAAGAATATGGTATCTTAGCACAGCCCTTGTACAAATAACcacaaaatttatgaaaataaaagttggGTTTTCTGCCTCCATCCAATCAAACCACTACAGTTCAGGTGTATGTTCTGTTCTAAACTGAAATAGTACAAAACACAAAATTGGTCCCTGGTGACTTGGCATTGGCAATCAGCATTTTACAATGATAAACTTCTTGCTAAATAACAAAAGTCAGCACACAAGCCAGTCTTCTTGCCACCACTTCACCCATAGAGCAGTGTTAACAGTGGAACTTGATGAACAAATAGactttcctgagtctcctgtgtaaTCTCTCgggaaaaaattcagaaaactcagaaataaacttatagcattttatttctacttatttttataCCACTGGATAAGCTTTCTAACATCAGTCAATCCTCTGtaattagttatccattttaaaactgAAGCACTGGATTGTGTGGCTGGTCCTTCTCATAACCTGAACTATACTGGGTAATTTTTcctgatggggtggggagagagatatatatatatatatatatatatatatgaaaatgcttTTGGTTTAGAGAATTTATAAAGTAGCTCTGGATATTACAAGATGGgggaaatgttattaaaattacaaacatgttttttttttagtgtctttATAAATAAAAGGCATAGAATACAGAAAGccaattaataataacaataacaacaataataaaatattaaatatatagtgaGCAAAGACTGGATGGCTCATTCTTGTGAAACACCATTTGACACAACTGCCTAGATGGGTTTCCTTACTTGAACATTTTGCTGAGTGTAAGATCCAGCGAACACACAGTAAGCTGACTTTAGCCCACTAATCACATCAAGGAACTGCCTGATGGAATGGCCACAGATGAACAGGTCATTTGTTTCAAAAGATACTTAAATACTCAATAAAGACATAACAAACCCCCCCCCCCCTCACTTTTATCAGACGCCACGTTGTGGTAGAACATCAGACAAACTCACAAATTTACCACAAAAATGTGTGGCAAAAAAAGaatagtttatatatatgtatatatataaatttctatATTTATGCCAATGTACTCACTCAGTACAAATAGCAAAATAGTATACCATTTCCTAAATACAAAATATAGCTttccaaaaaaatgaaacacacatTAGATATAAACCATCCAAAACTTGAACGATTGAAAACTGTATTCAAAATTAAATGACCCAGAGTGGGTCTCTTTCTGAAAAGTTCCCTTCATATCGGCAAGAAGCCTGTACTACTGAAAACATAATTCAATGCCTCtcaatcagagagagaaagaaagaaagaaagggttgggggtggaggaaagaataaatgagaccaaagagaaaaaaacaaattaaagaagAGTACAATTCAAAGAACCAAGGAAGACCATcacaaaaagggggaaaaatccgGCTGTATAAACAAAACCAACACCACAATTCCACAAAGTTCAACTAAGTGTAggatagaaaagacaaaaacaaaaaacagaaatgtagccTTGAACGAACAATTAACAGGCTAttttttgtacatttaaaaaaataaatgaaacggACAAGAATGCCAAAACATCTTATCTACATATAGAAGCCACACACAATTTGGCCTTAAACTGTATTAACAGCTTTCTACATGCCAAAAGGAGAATAAGACGTAAGCATATGTCCAGACAACAGGTTGTAGTGAGAAGCAGGCATCCCATGGGTGGTGAGAACACCCAAATCTGTATAACTAATACTACAACTGCAAGTTCTGGAGTGTGTTATTTTGCTCTCTATAGATGTAACACAAATAAATTTTTCACTTTAAGTCAATGATATGACCCTGTAAAGCCTAAGGCTTGTGGGAACCATCAGGTAAATGACCACTTCAAACTGTAAAGCACTGAGGTAACAAGTGAATTACACTCACTACAACTCAGGGAGAAGTGATGTTTCAAGAAATtttagtttctctctctttttttaaattaacatttacaCTGCTTCCTATAAGAGGGAAAAATTTGAAGACTTCAGAACAGCACcgttcatggggaaaaaaatgcattgtttatttctcaggagtcagttCCCCTTATTCCTGAAAGGGTACCCCCCTGCCTGTGCTGCAGGAGTTGCTGGGTAACCCTAGATCAACATGGTCTTTTTATCTAAGTTactacagggtcacaaagctaGTAGCATATTACTAATTGTCTAAAATAAAGTGAAGAGGGGAAGAATAACATAGATGAACATAAAAAGGGAATACCAGTCCAAGACTGGGATAAGAAGAAAACAGACTCCAATTACTGTCAGTTTTAACTACTGTAGGAGGCTATCAGAACATAATTTACCATACATCAtccccttcatttttttttaataaagcaaggtatttctttttctatgcaCAGTTATGACTAAAACCCTTAACAGAAACCTAAGAGAATTAATGactctctgaaaaataaaatcaatagcaTTCCAGCTGTTCCCTGTTTGTAAGCGTGTTGTCTGTGATAAATAGAGGCCTCTTATCTGTGCAGAGCTCTTAATACAGCCTACTTGTCAGAATGTTATCCCTTCAGTTTCTCcataaaaactgagaaaagatTCCTTCACTATAGCCAATAGCTGTGCTTTTTATACTGAAAAATTACAGCCTTAGTTATTATTTCAACTCTTTTTCATAAGCCACTACTTGACTaaacaatgcagaaaagaaaatacaaatgaacagaAGTAAACATGAAACATGAATTATTTTCTAATAGCAATAATAACTGAGTGATCCAGCTTGTCAACTTAAACTGTACTTTTAAAGAAAGAGTGTCTACAGAAATAGCAATAATTAATTCTGTCAGCTGGAAACTCAAATAGATTCTCAGTCATCACTGTTATTAGgaacataaaatataaagatgTTAACAATGGTGGTTAATCACTGCAATAGGTAGCCAAGGTGTGCTCTTTTGCAGCCAGAGTAAAATCTATCCATTTACTCAATCacagtttttcatattttgttttcttttaaagtaacaGTTCGATAATCCTCATGGAATCACAAGATCTCAGGATATCTTGAAATCAGGATTTTCTTCATGGAATTTCTAAAAAAAGAAGACGTTTAATTTAACTCACTAGGGAGGGAAAGCATTTACAAAGTTCCTGTTGCCCTGAATGATCCCAAAGTATATTACACTACTATAAATGATAACTTTACCACATTTATACTGTCACATTTTTTCAGATTCAAGGTTTACTTCTTGAGGAAATGAAATATGAGATGTAATTATGTCCAATATATAGTACATTCAGCAGATGTTCCATCATTTCAACAGCAAAGAAACTTAAGAGCCAGAAGGAATGCCCAGTACTAACAATATGACTGTAGGTTATCATTCAGAGCAATCAATTCAGGGTAAAAAAGGTACCCTGTGAGAaagccatattttaaaagatcagagTCTAAACAGTGTTAAATTACTTAACCCAAATATgctaagaataataaaatttattgatgCTTTTCAGTAAGAAAGAAGCCAAAATGCATTACTTACATATCCAGTTAAAAGGAGCCAGTTAAGTTGTTCCCTTGGTTTTGCAATGAAACAAGCAAATCAATCTTTTCAATGTTCTGGTTGGTGTTTATAGAGGATGCCATTGGAGAATTCTCTGGCATTTGCTGAGAAAGAAGTGTTGTCACAGGTGGTTGGCCCTCGTTTTGTGGCTGGCCTGGTGGACTTATGGCCATCAACTGATCTGGCAATGTAGCTGGTCCAGAAGTTAAAAGCTGACTACAGTCTGCAGAGACATTGAAAACAGAGAAGCTACCTGATTAGTTATTTTCTGTTAAGATTCATAAGAAGGTATTTACTAGTGGCTGGGGTATATAAATGCATTATTTTGTTAAAAGTGAGGAACCTGACAGCCTCCAAAAAGGTTTTCATCAAACAGTAGTAGAATTCATCCTCGGTTGTCTCTAAGCAGTATAAAAATACAACACTGCTTAGTTATCAACATAAGTCCTATATAAGTTCCTTGGTACATAAACATTAAAGAAACGTGGGTTTCTACCTCCTTGGAAACTACTTGCTTTAACTGGCTGAAAATTTTTCTGTCGTTTGTACTTCATCTTCCTTTCAAGGTTATATCTCAAAATGGCAGAcacatatatttagatatatcACCACCTTTAATCCTCCCAATATCCTTGTCAAGTTTGTAGTATTACCACCATTTTAGATGTGGAAAGTGAGGCTCATGCATGTCAAATAACCTGTCCAAGGTCTCAGTCTGTAAGTGGTAcagctgggacttgaactcacTTCTGTCCAACTACAATCTCTGCTCTTAAAACCACTGTGTTGTGCTTTCTCTGGTAACGATAACGTGACCATTTCAACCAATAACATTTAAGAAATGGGAAATTAGAAAGAGTTTCTTACTATTTTGAATGCCAAATAAGAACATTCCAGATGTCTGTTGAGAAGAGCCAGGAGAATTCTGTAGCTGGTTCATTGTACCTCCTGTAGTGTTGTGAAATAAAGTAGCCTGTGGTTGAGGTGAAGATGTGGCTCCCTGGATTCCAGGCATGTTGTTCTGAGGGGAATAAAGGGGAGACTGTTGCATGTCTTGTTGGTTCATACTGGTCTGCAATGCAGACATGGATGCTGGAGAGAGGAAGAGTGTTACTTGCTGCTCTTGAGAACTGGGTGACCCTTGGACCAACTGAATCTGAGGTGAGCTATGGAACAAGGAGGTCTGTGATGATTCGGATTGGGCAGGACCTGGGTTCTGAAGTGAGGAAACCGTGGTCTGGTTCTGAAATTGCATGGGCTGCTGCTCTTGATTCATTGGGGCCATATTATTTTGTTGATGGAAAATTGATTGGTTCTGCTGCTCCTGATTAGCCACTGGATTTTGACTTGGATTGAATATCATGTTTGGTGGTGGCTGCTTTTGAGACGCCATTGGTGCCATGGCGTTCTGGTTACTGAATAAAATgctctgttgttgctgctgctgttgttgctgctgctgctgctcctgggaTGGAGAGTTACTCTGGATGGCAACTATTGAGTGCTGTGACTGAAAGATTGTTCCTTGTTGGTTTTGAGGCATTGGGTTAGGAGGAAGGGAGCCCAGGGAAACCTGAGGCTGAAACAGACCTTGCTGGGAGGGTTGTGCCTGTTCCTGGGAAAGCATAGGGGTCTGAATGTGTGATATTGGAGCCTGCTGCTGGAAAGCAGCTTGCTGCTCAGTGTTTGATGTTGACTGAAGTGGAGAAATTGAATTCTGAGCTGCAAAAAATGAAATCTGTTCTTCCTGGGCCACTGTGTTGGTTTGGAGATTATTCATTGGACTTTGGGAAAGAAATATGTTGGCTGACTGTTGGTCTTGAGGAACAGAAGAGCCCTGCAGCACAGCCATGGTATTTTGAGAGTGAAACATTGGAGGCTGCATTTGTTCAGAGGAGGCTGTAGAAGTCTGACTGTGGACAATAGGACTTGGACTATGAAAAATAGAACCTTGAGTTTCCTGGGAAAGGTTCTGAGGATCAGCAATAGGATTCTGAGGATGAAAAAGCTGAGCCTGTGAATGAGAAGACTGCTGCAAAAAATTCCCTGATTGAAGTGACATCATCTCATTACCTTGCTGGAATAAACCATTGCCTTGCTGCTGGGTACCACTATTTTGAACACTTATCATACTTTTTGTAGATGAAAAAAGGCCAACTTGAGGCTGACCGTCCCCACTATGTTGCATTTGGACCATGGTCTGAAAGACACTGTTCTGAATCTGTTTTGCTTGTGCTCCAGtctcttctccatctcctgaATTTGATGTCTGAAACAGGGTAGTGCCAGAAGTTGCAACCTGCTGTGTGGTAGTTGTAGTAGTTTCATTTCCAGAAACTGCCGGAGGAGAAGAAAACAATTCACATTGCATTTGCATGTCCTCATTGGCTGATAATGCGCTCATCATATGAGAAGTCTGCTGGTAAACTGGAGACTGCTGAAGGTTTCCATTTGCTGAAGCAGATGAAGGAAACAGCTCTGACTGAATCTGGGCAGCTGCCTGGCAGATACTCTGTTGCATCTCCATCACCATTGCAGCTGAGGAGTCCATcacttgctgttgctgctgttgctgttgctgatTAGACAATGTGTTTTCATTCTGTGGGTGAACACTTTCAGCTCTTCCAGCTATTAAATTATCTGGTCTGGTATGGACTGCTGGTTCTGTTGAGGAAAACATTCCAGGGCTTACGCTATTTTGAATTTGACTGACTTGTTGAAAAATGTCTGCACTAAGTTGTTCTTGAACATTCTCGTTACCATCTGgagcagaaaataaaactgaagataaCTGCTGTTGTGCCTCTAAAACTTGTTGGACCAAGTCAACATTTCCATTGCTGCCACTGGCAGTACTGCCTGTAAAACTCCCTGCCTGCAAGTGTTGTATCGTATTTTGTAGTTGCTGACTCACACTATTTGGTGATGggaaaatatttgatgaaatcTGCTGCTGTAAAGTCTGTGCTTGTTCTTGCAGTGgagactgctgctgttgctgtgatGTCTCAGTCAGGTGTGACAAGTTAACCACTGTACCATCTGACTGTAACACCTCTCTAGACTGAGTTTCTCTTGTTTGAAACTGTGTAGCCTGCTGTAGTAGTGCGTCATTGCTGGGCAGCTGACTAGACGCAGAAACTGCTGGAAAAGTACCAGGCTGTGAAATGTCCTGTGTTTGGATAGTTGTCAGGGTCTCTGGGTTGTATGCCTTGGGCTGAATCTgttgttgcttttcattttcagaagTTAAGTGGGAAGATGATGATGAAAAAGACCCATTTCCTGCTATGTGAGAGATATTTTCTAACGTTTGTTGAGTTGATCCAACTGTCTTTGtagtctaaaaaataaaagccaaataatatgtatatgtataaatgagcTCATATGATTcttcaaaaattattattataaaaacataTGCAGGACCAATTTCCTAGTTTATATTATTATTCAGAAAACAAGTGTAAGACTATGATTATCAgtgataatattatatattactgTCATCAGGATTTTTAAAGAAGCACATAAACAAAGACAGTCAAACAATAGAAGTAGACACAGAAGAATAATCAGCTATTGATATGCTTAGGACAGTAAGTACACATTAATTCTATGGTTCATGAATTactagcaaattttaaaatatctccatTTGTGCATCACTTATAACATTATTGGGAAggggaaataagagaaaaatggaaaaggaaagaagaatctttcttggaaaaaggaaaaaagaaataagagaaaaaagaaaaaaggaaagaacagaaaggaaataaaatgtctctatagttttgaaaatgttaaacCTGTACTTTCATTATACCAAACATCACAAAGGTCCGGCTAATGCATGAATTCCTTTCTTGTCAAAAATGTATATTGGAAGTTGCCCTACAGgctattttatttgaatataaaatcATTTACTCTACAAAGCAAAATTCATTAAGTGCAGCCAAAGAGAAACAGCTATAAGAGAAATAGGAAAAGTAAAAAAGCATCATCAGGGAAAAGAAATCAAACTACTCAAACtataactatttttatatttgaggTTAAGATGTGACAGGGCACTCACTAGTGAGTCAATATAGCTCACCTTAAAAATAGAAGGCGATCTTTTCTCTGCTGTTACTTCCATTGGAGTAATGTCTTCACTCTTAATCATAGTGCTTGATATGAGCGGAGTGATCAGAGGATTAGGAAGCATATTTACCTTATCTAAGTTACATCCAGTAGTTTTCATTGCTGTAcacacaccaaaagaaaaaaaaagttgaaaatcacTGAAATCAACTGTATCATTCTACTGTGTATTGATACCTTAGTCATGATTCAAAACACTAATTTTCTGATGCTCTGATAGTAGCATGAAGATACAAAATGTGCCCAAAGTGTGTCCTCCCTCTTTTTAAGTAGCAGTCCCTTGAGGACTCCTGGCAGTAGCCTGAGACTATGAGTTAAATATCAACAAGCTTGAGCACTCAGTTATCAAGTTATACCTCTCAGCACGCTTCAAAAGGCCCTGAATTACACTGCTGGACATGGCCATGCAGCCTGGAAATCTCCAGGAGGTTAAAGCTGCTCAGTTACAACTGTTATATTTTCCTCTTAGTATCTGGCTGCCGGGAAATTACAAAGTCAAACTTTGGGGGATTATAGGATTGCTTGAACATTTCTCTCCTCAACAAAACTCAAGCTTCTCAGTAGGATGCCATCAACTGACCAAACAGATTCACTTTTCTAAACTAATGTCTtagaaaacttgaatttgccaagTTGACATATGAACACATTTTTCAAGAAAGGacttaagtttttttcttttcagaaatttaAGTATGACTGATATTTTAGGTTTACCAATTAAATTTCCAAAGCAAAACCAGCAAGTATTTTTCTACTTCCATCTACTTCCATTTTCAGAAGTAGTTACAGATTAGAAACCAAGGAGAGGCAATATGTAGCAGATAGGTAGGTTCTACCACTTCATTCTAACTGCTTTCCCCCCttgattctctttcttctttttttgtctatTTAAGCCTGCCACTGGCACTTAGTGGAGCATAGTGTTGAAGCATCACTGAAGGCAGGCTTCTGAATCGAACACATAGCCGAATTCTGAGCTAAGGTTTACCACTACTTTGAGACCCTGTGTAAAGAAATACAGATTCCTTAGAAAGCTTAgctgttaaacttttttttttagttgaaaaactaacaatattttattagcttcaggtgtacaacaaggtgatttaatattttaatacatagaTTTCTTAATTTGATACTGAAAAAGAAATCCTGGCTACAAAGAGGGTTTTAAAATGGAATATGGTATATAAGCAGGAtagttatttttgtaaatattttgacttaaaaatattagaaatcttCTGGTCTTTATTCAACCTTTCTCACAGCCAATTGGCTAGAAACAATCACTATGAAAACTGATTATACTGGGGGAGGAAAAAGTGCCCACTGCTTTCATTACTCTAAGAAATCAATCATTTACGCATGAGTTCTGTTGATCTATTTTCACCTAGATTCTATCAATACCAACACAATTCAATTTCAATTCTGTCTGAGTCAAAGCTACAGATACAGGCAGGCATTTAAAAGTATTACAGGCCCACCTCAAAAG
The nucleotide sequence above comes from Bos indicus x Bos taurus breed Angus x Brahman F1 hybrid chromosome 18, Bos_hybrid_MaternalHap_v2.0, whole genome shotgun sequence. Encoded proteins:
- the NFAT5 gene encoding nuclear factor of activated T-cells 5 isoform X2; translation: MPSDFISLLSADLDLESPKSLYSRDSLKLHPSQNFHRAGLLEESVYDLLPKELQLPPSRETPVASMSQTSGGEAGSPPPAVVAADASSAPSSSSMGGACSSFTTSSSPTIYSTSVTDSKAMQVESCSSALGVSNRGVSEKQLTSNTVQQHPSTPKRHTVLYISPPPEDLLDNSRMSCQDEGCGLESEQSCSMWMEDSPSNFSNMSTSSYNDNTEVPRKSRKRNPKQRPGVKRRDCEESNMDIFDADSAKAPHYVLSQLTTDNKGSSKAGNGTLENQKGTGVKKSPMLCGQYPVKSEGKELKIVVQPETQHRARYLTEGSRGSVKDRTQQGFPTVKLEGHNEPVVLQVFVGNDSGRVKPHGFYQACRVTGRNTTPCKEVDIEGTTVIEVGLDPSNNMTLAVDCVGILKLRNADVEARIGIAGSKKKSTRARLVFRVNITRKDGSTLTLQTPSSPILCTQPAGVPEILKKSLHSCSVKGEEEVFLIGKNFLKGTKVIFQENVSDENSWKSEAEIDMELFHQNHLIVKVPPYHDQHITLPVAVGIYVVTNAGRSHDVQPFTYTPDPAVALNVNVKKEISSPARPCSFEEAMKAMKTTGCNLDKVNMLPNPLITPLISSTMIKSEDITPMEVTAEKRSPSIFKTTKTVGSTQQTLENISHIAGNGSFSSSSSHLTSENEKQQQIQPKAYNPETLTTIQTQDISQPGTFPAVSASSQLPSNDALLQQATQFQTRETQSREVLQSDGTVVNLSHLTETSQQQQQSPLQEQAQTLQQQISSNIFPSPNSVSQQLQNTIQHLQAGSFTGSTASGSNGNVDLVQQVLEAQQQLSSVLFSAPDGNENVQEQLSADIFQQVSQIQNSVSPGMFSSTEPAVHTRPDNLIAGRAESVHPQNENTLSNQQQQQQQQQVMDSSAAMVMEMQQSICQAAAQIQSELFPSSASANGNLQQSPVYQQTSHMMSALSANEDMQMQCELFSSPPAVSGNETTTTTTQQVATSGTTLFQTSNSGDGEETGAQAKQIQNSVFQTMVQMQHSGDGQPQVGLFSSTKSMISVQNSGTQQQGNGLFQQGNEMMSLQSGNFLQQSSHSQAQLFHPQNPIADPQNLSQETQGSIFHSPSPIVHSQTSTASSEQMQPPMFHSQNTMAVLQGSSVPQDQQSANIFLSQSPMNNLQTNTVAQEEQISFFAAQNSISPLQSTSNTEQQAAFQQQAPISHIQTPMLSQEQAQPSQQGLFQPQVSLGSLPPNPMPQNQQGTIFQSQHSIVAIQSNSPSQEQQQQQQQQQQQQSILFSNQNAMAPMASQKQPPPNMIFNPSQNPVANQEQQNQSIFHQQNNMAPMNQEQQPMQFQNQTTVSSLQNPGPAQSESSQTSLFHSSPQIQLVQGSPSSQEQQVTLFLSPASMSALQTSMNQQDMQQSPLYSPQNNMPGIQGATSSPQPQATLFHNTTGGTMNQLQNSPGSSQQTSGMFLFGIQNNCSQLLTSGPATLPDQLMAISPPGQPQNEGQPPVTTLLSQQMPENSPMASSINTNQNIEKIDLLVSLQNQGNNLTGSF